The Amblyomma americanum isolate KBUSLIRL-KWMA chromosome 5, ASM5285725v1, whole genome shotgun sequence genome window below encodes:
- the LOC144134262 gene encoding uncharacterized protein LOC144134262 has protein sequence MTFQKFVTISRTNISEKYELMLKLVEADDRRYPKRAVKEVSYAEDAEDQGSSGQPSFCDHCGIDYPGDCPEHAPLTHVKELEVEVVTRFMPTKPSPWALSISRSTIKGAQHGVFTLKPLPRKVYFGPHEGVKVENNGEGNGYNWQALQTQVFFRTIEAVVRELVFAPFRGRSAWWPSGVPATYTTGRPRPWAPERSSSFGTAQRSLRLRPPAEGNGNHEAKPKPVFSCDACGELFSAQDGLEKHRRRKHPQRPEGRYRCTHCPFSSNEKANAVTHERTHTGEHPFMCHVCQKCFTQQASLTRHQLMHFGERPPVSPLRKGVHSEGRPQQAPCDSHGGEAPRLLTVRQEVHATRW, from the exons TTGAAGCTGATGACAGACGCTACCCAAAGCGTGCCGTCAAGGAAGTCAGCTACGCGGAGGACGCCGAAGACCAGGGGTCATCCGGCCAGCCCTCCT TTTGCGATCACTGCGGAATCGACTACCCTGGTGACTGCCCCGAACACGCACCATTGACCCACGTCAAGGAGTTGGAG GTGGAGGTTGTGACCCGCTTCATGCCAACAAAACCCTCCCCGTGGGCCCTGTCCATCAGCCGCTCTACCATTAAAGGGGCCCAGCACGGCGTGTTCACGCTGAAACCACTGCCCAGGAAGGTCTACTTTGGTCCACATGAGGGCGTCAAGGTGGAGAACAATGGAGAGGGCAACGGCTACAACTGGCAGGCGCTTCAGACACAGGTCTTCTTTAGAACTATTGAGGCAGTGGTTAGAGAACTTGTCTTTGCACCTT TCCGCGGGAGGAGTGCCTGGTGGCCATCAGGCGTTCCGGCAACGTATACTACTGGACGCCCAAGGCCGTGGGCGCCGGAGAGGAGCTCCTCGTTTGGTACGGCACAGCGTTCGCTCAGGTTGCGGCCGCCCGCGGAAG GAAATGGAAATCACGAAGCAAAACCGAAACCGGTTTTCTCCTGCGACGCATGCGGCGAGCTGTTTTCTGCGCAAGACGGCTTGGAGAAGCACAGGCGGCGCAAGCACCCGCAGAGGCCAGAGGGAAGGTACCGCTGCACCCACTGCCCCTTTTCGAGCAATGAAAA AGCTAATGCCGTCACACACGAGAGGACCCACACGGGCGAGCATCCCTTCATGTGTCACGTCTGCCAAAAGTGCTTCACTCAGCAAGCAAGTCTCACCCGCCACCAGCTGATGCACTTTGGGGAGAGGCCACCTGTGTCCCCGCTGCGGAAAGGGGTTCACTCAGAGGGGAGACCTCAACAGGCACCTTGTGACTCACACGGAGGAGAGGCCCCACGCCTGCTCACAGTGCGGCAAGAGGTTCACGCGACTCGGTGGTGA